The Chryseobacterium sp. 52 genome includes a region encoding these proteins:
- a CDS encoding DEAD/DEAH box helicase family protein translates to MELKEIREIVREIIFDIEKNKLNLTYRSYEVFLERIGMGKKRNFKILTKFDYQFKKQNLTLWCGKEEVKKISWFKKGETVTFRVAEISEAKNTMDKKNKSIKYDFAGKINIAKTESGIVPYEHQEKAFYSLTQKIIKTDKNSFAGLLVLPTGGGKTLTAGHWIAKNYLDKGKKVLWLAHRHELLEQAKSTFSDKLAFNDIFENKTSFNYRIISGIHDKPINIKPSDDLIISSKDSLNAGFNHLYNNWIKGNTEEIFLVIDEAHHATAKTYRKLIQNIKENVSHFQMLGLTATPFRTTENERGLLKKVFPNDIIYKIDLRTLIRLGVLSEPYFEEVVTGLNFIKDLSEEQIEQLNYFDIDSIGTGIAKTIAENDERNLTIVNKYVLNKEKYKQTIVFALNIDNAIALNALFKEAGVKSDYVISTIKDLATGVTISSKDNKNKIAKFRNEELEVLINVNILTEGTDVPNVQSIFLARPTISSILMTQMIGRGLRGLKAGGTKEAYIVSFIDDWQNRVSWVNPEKLFIEDNINFNDADRETKKQILRLVAINKIEEFAILTNKIIDPEKREELEKLNFIERFPLGIYQFRFLEQHNEEEPIERNCEVLVYDNILQSYTDFVDALPSFFEQNNLTEKDVLDEEELKDFAEQIEEEFFKGTLKYPAYHLQDIKDILQYYTIQDEVPIFIELKDREKYDIDKIASEIIEKDLGEKSQTEFINKTWDNNEIEWQTFFNFDKRGFLREINLAKSRINHPDLFQRKGIKPTEEKELRSYEKLKLHDLRDQDPIYEKWLRDEVFKKFTDKDGFYFSAESGYKSKNKLDFQVDHMKSMHNGGLTVLENLQLLTRSENAKKGNKD, encoded by the coding sequence ATGGAATTAAAAGAAATCCGAGAAATTGTTAGAGAAATTATTTTTGACATTGAGAAAAACAAGCTTAATTTGACTTATAGAAGTTATGAAGTTTTCTTGGAAAGAATTGGAATGGGTAAAAAACGGAATTTTAAAATTCTAACAAAATTTGACTATCAATTCAAAAAGCAAAATCTTACTCTTTGGTGTGGAAAAGAAGAAGTCAAAAAAATTTCTTGGTTTAAGAAAGGCGAAACAGTGACATTTAGAGTGGCTGAAATTTCAGAAGCAAAAAACACAATGGACAAAAAAAACAAAAGTATAAAATATGATTTTGCGGGAAAAATAAATATTGCAAAAACTGAAAGTGGAATTGTTCCTTATGAACACCAAGAAAAAGCTTTTTACAGTTTGACACAAAAAATCATTAAGACCGATAAAAATTCGTTTGCTGGTTTGCTGGTTTTGCCGACAGGTGGCGGAAAAACGTTGACAGCTGGACATTGGATTGCAAAAAATTATTTAGACAAAGGCAAAAAAGTACTTTGGCTTGCTCACAGACACGAACTTTTGGAGCAGGCAAAAAGTACATTTTCCGACAAACTTGCTTTCAATGATATTTTTGAAAACAAAACCTCTTTCAATTATCGTATCATTTCTGGCATTCATGATAAACCAATTAATATCAAACCTTCAGACGATTTAATTATTTCAAGCAAAGACAGTCTAAATGCAGGGTTCAATCATTTGTACAATAATTGGATTAAAGGAAATACTGAAGAAATATTTTTAGTAATTGACGAAGCTCACCACGCAACTGCAAAAACCTACAGAAAATTAATCCAAAATATTAAAGAAAATGTTTCACATTTTCAAATGCTTGGATTGACTGCAACACCTTTCAGAACTACGGAAAATGAGCGAGGCTTATTGAAAAAAGTGTTTCCAAACGACATCATTTATAAAATAGATTTGCGGACTTTAATTCGTTTAGGCGTTTTATCTGAACCATATTTTGAAGAAGTTGTAACAGGGTTAAATTTCATAAAGGATTTATCTGAAGAACAAATTGAGCAACTTAATTATTTTGACATCGACAGTATTGGAACTGGAATTGCTAAAACAATTGCCGAAAATGACGAGAGAAATTTAACCATTGTAAACAAATATGTTCTCAACAAAGAAAAATACAAACAAACCATTGTATTTGCGTTGAACATTGATAACGCAATTGCTCTAAACGCATTGTTTAAAGAAGCAGGCGTAAAATCTGATTATGTAATTTCGACTATAAAAGACCTAGCAACCGGCGTAACAATTTCAAGCAAAGACAATAAGAATAAAATAGCAAAATTTAGAAATGAAGAACTTGAAGTTTTGATAAACGTAAATATATTGACTGAAGGAACTGATGTTCCAAACGTTCAATCTATCTTTTTAGCAAGACCAACAATTTCGTCAATCTTAATGACGCAAATGATTGGCCGTGGTTTGCGTGGTTTAAAAGCAGGAGGAACGAAAGAAGCTTACATTGTAAGTTTTATAGACGATTGGCAAAATAGAGTCTCGTGGGTTAATCCTGAAAAATTGTTTATAGAAGACAATATTAATTTCAACGATGCTGACAGAGAAACCAAGAAACAAATTTTGCGGCTTGTTGCCATCAATAAAATTGAAGAATTTGCCATTCTTACCAATAAAATTATTGATCCTGAAAAACGCGAAGAACTTGAAAAACTTAACTTCATCGAGCGTTTTCCACTGGGAATTTATCAGTTTAGGTTTTTAGAACAGCATAATGAAGAAGAACCAATAGAAAGAAATTGTGAAGTTTTAGTTTATGACAATATCTTACAATCGTATACCGATTTCGTGGACGCTTTACCAAGTTTCTTTGAGCAAAATAATTTGACGGAAAAAGATGTTTTGGACGAAGAAGAATTAAAAGATTTTGCAGAGCAGATTGAAGAAGAATTTTTCAAAGGTACTTTAAAATATCCTGCATATCATTTGCAAGACATCAAAGATATTTTGCAGTACTATACTATTCAAGACGAAGTTCCTATCTTCATTGAACTCAAAGACCGAGAAAAATATGATATCGACAAAATCGCTTCGGAAATTATAGAAAAAGATCTTGGTGAAAAATCACAAACTGAATTTATCAATAAGACTTGGGATAATAATGAAATTGAATGGCAAACATTTTTTAACTTTGACAAACGTGGATTTTTAAGAGAAATCAATTTAGCAAAATCAAGAATAAATCATCCCGACCTTTTTCAGCGAAAAGGTATAAAACCAACCGAAGAAAAAGAATTGAGAAGTTATGAAAAATTAAAACTTCATGATTTGAGAGATCAAGACCCTATTTATGAAAAATGGCTGCGTGATGAAGTGTTTAAAAAGTTTACAGATAAAGACGGATTTTACTTTAGTGCAGAAAGTGGATATAAAAGTAAAAACAAATTGGATTTTCAAGTCGACCATATGAAGTCAATGCACAACGGTGGGTTGACTGTTTTAGAAAATTTACAATTATTAACAAGAAGCGAAAACGCAAAAAAAGGAAACAAAGATTAA
- a CDS encoding GLPGLI family protein encodes MKYIFFFLIISTYCFSQTFSFIYETKYKLNTENPDDINKDNMILDFNGSSSIFRELQNKKTDSLKLNNSNGMVKMGIENQFYVKKDLAQNKIEKIVTYLGTDYLLPIDEKLNWKIISEQKTIGKYKTQKSETNYGGRNWIALFTTDLPFSDGPYVFSGLPGLIISIHDTNNDYSFNLIQVKKGGNIFDARTKTIKIDWKKFETLAKSYYNDPYDLNSKVGRKVTMTDPSGNKLDIAEMSKNSQNDIIQQSNPLELNHKVKYK; translated from the coding sequence ATGAAATATATTTTTTTCTTTCTTATAATTTCAACATATTGTTTTTCACAAACATTTAGTTTTATATACGAAACTAAATATAAACTAAATACTGAAAACCCTGATGACATCAATAAAGATAATATGATTTTGGATTTTAATGGCAGCAGCTCAATTTTTAGGGAATTACAAAATAAAAAAACGGATTCATTAAAATTAAATAACAGCAATGGAATGGTTAAAATGGGAATTGAAAATCAATTCTACGTCAAAAAAGATTTAGCCCAAAACAAAATAGAAAAAATTGTAACTTATTTAGGAACCGATTATCTTCTTCCGATTGATGAAAAATTAAATTGGAAAATTATTTCAGAACAGAAAACAATAGGAAAATATAAAACTCAAAAATCCGAAACAAATTATGGCGGAAGAAATTGGATTGCCTTGTTTACAACGGATTTACCGTTTAGTGATGGTCCCTATGTTTTCAGTGGTTTGCCTGGCTTAATTATTTCGATTCACGACACTAATAATGACTACTCCTTCAATTTGATACAAGTGAAAAAAGGCGGAAATATTTTTGATGCCCGAACAAAAACAATAAAAATCGATTGGAAAAAATTTGAAACTTTAGCAAAATCATATTACAATGATCCTTATGATTTAAACTCTAAAGTTGGAAGAAAAGTTACCATGACGGATCCTAGCGGAAATAAATTGGATATAGCAGAAATGAGCAAAAATAGCCAAAATGATATTATACAACAAAGTAATCCGTTGGAATTAAACCATAAAGTAAAATACAAATAA
- a CDS encoding tetratricopeptide repeat protein, which produces MRKLFLSLMFCSLFSIPVLACLNGETKDLKDGTNIYTDFNGFVPRGHSFNNSETLEKTLEGLEKEYKRTNDLDYLSDKGYILIILKKYKEAIELYKRIESIAPGRYSTASNMGTAYELEGNNKEALKWIQKSIDINSESHFGSEWIHANILKAKIKGDQLYTSESFIQTDFGNKRIPETNLTKEELYKLRKSLYYQLNERISFVSPEDKIVAQLFFDLGNVAALMKFKDEASRDYDMAETYGFKNPIIKQRILYLSSIKTAQKVQNHLLDESTEERIEMALAIFSLLSSAIIVFMFRKKIFPNLK; this is translated from the coding sequence ATGAGAAAACTCTTTTTAAGTTTGATGTTTTGTTCTTTATTTTCAATTCCAGTGCTGGCCTGTCTTAATGGAGAAACCAAAGATCTCAAAGACGGGACTAATATTTATACGGATTTTAATGGATTTGTTCCCAGAGGTCATAGTTTTAATAACTCTGAAACTCTGGAAAAAACGTTGGAGGGGCTGGAAAAAGAGTACAAAAGAACGAACGATCTGGATTATTTGTCAGATAAAGGCTATATCCTGATTATTCTTAAAAAATACAAAGAAGCCATAGAACTTTATAAAAGGATTGAGTCTATTGCTCCGGGAAGATACTCTACGGCTTCTAATATGGGGACAGCTTATGAACTCGAGGGAAATAATAAAGAAGCTTTGAAATGGATACAGAAGTCTATTGATATCAATTCAGAATCACATTTCGGTTCAGAGTGGATCCATGCCAATATTTTGAAAGCAAAAATTAAAGGAGATCAATTGTATACTTCGGAGTCATTCATTCAAACTGATTTTGGAAACAAAAGAATCCCTGAAACAAATTTAACTAAAGAAGAGTTGTATAAACTTCGGAAATCTCTTTATTATCAGTTAAATGAAAGGATCTCTTTTGTAAGTCCCGAAGACAAAATTGTTGCTCAGTTATTTTTTGATCTGGGAAATGTGGCAGCTTTAATGAAGTTTAAAGATGAAGCCTCAAGAGACTATGATATGGCGGAAACTTATGGCTTTAAAAATCCAATTATAAAACAAAGAATACTTTATTTATCATCGATAAAAACAGCTCAAAAAGTTCAAAATCATTTACTTGATGAATCTACAGAAGAAAGAATTGAAATGGCGTTAGCTATATTCTCGTTGCTTTCTTCAGCAATAATTGTTTTCATGTTCAGAAAGAAAATATTCCCGAATCTTAAGTAG
- a CDS encoding urocanate hydratase yields the protein MTFQEQIQQGIPNQLPQPKPYETNINHAPKRKEILGEEEKKLALKNALRYFEPQFHAELLPEFKEELEKYGRIYMYRFRPDYEMKARNIAEYPGKSEQAKAIMLMIQNNLDYAVAQHPHELITYGGNGAVFSNWAQYLLTMKYLSEMTDEQTLTMYSGHPMGLFPSHKDAPRVVVTNGMMIPNYSKPDDWEKFNALGVTQYGQMTAGSYMYIGPQGIVHGTTITVLNAFRKIKKEPQGGLFVTSGLGGMSGAQPKAGNIAGCVTVCAEVNPKITRIRHEQKWVNEIYENMDELIERVRKAQENKETVSLAYLGNIVEVWEKFDEKNLKIDIGSDQTSLHNPWAGGYYPAGQSFEESNTMMAEDPELFKEKVQETLRRHAAAINKHTRKGTYFFDYGNAFLLEASRAGADVMAENPSLGREFKYPSYVQDIMGPMCFDYGFGPFRWVCASGNPEDLQKTDHIACAVLEEMVKNSPEEIQQQMKDNIQWIRGAQENKLVVGSQARILYADAEGRMKIAEAFNNAIKNGEIGPVVLGRDHHDVSGTDSPYRETSNIYDGSRFTADMAIHNVIGDSFRGATWVSIHNGGGVGWGEVINGGFGMLLDGSEDAGRRLKSMLFWDVNNGISRRSWARNEGAVFAIKRAMEAEPNLKVTLPNFVDEDLF from the coding sequence ATGACATTTCAAGAACAGATACAGCAGGGGATTCCGAATCAGCTGCCACAGCCTAAACCATACGAAACCAATATCAACCATGCACCGAAGCGTAAAGAAATTTTAGGAGAAGAAGAGAAAAAGCTTGCCCTGAAAAATGCCTTGCGTTATTTCGAGCCACAGTTTCATGCAGAACTGTTGCCTGAGTTTAAAGAGGAGCTGGAGAAATACGGGAGAATCTATATGTACCGTTTCCGTCCGGATTATGAAATGAAGGCAAGGAATATCGCGGAGTACCCCGGGAAGTCCGAGCAGGCAAAAGCCATTATGCTGATGATCCAGAATAACCTGGATTATGCTGTAGCACAACATCCTCACGAGTTGATCACGTATGGAGGAAACGGAGCTGTTTTTTCAAACTGGGCACAGTATCTTTTAACGATGAAATATCTGTCGGAGATGACGGATGAACAGACGTTGACCATGTATTCCGGCCATCCGATGGGACTTTTTCCGTCTCATAAAGATGCACCGAGAGTTGTGGTAACAAACGGAATGATGATTCCTAATTATTCCAAACCGGATGATTGGGAGAAATTCAATGCGCTGGGGGTTACCCAGTACGGACAGATGACGGCAGGAAGTTATATGTATATTGGTCCGCAGGGAATTGTTCACGGAACTACGATTACTGTTCTGAATGCTTTCAGAAAGATCAAAAAAGAACCGCAGGGAGGCCTTTTTGTAACTTCCGGATTGGGAGGAATGAGTGGCGCACAGCCTAAAGCAGGAAATATTGCAGGCTGTGTTACCGTATGTGCTGAAGTAAATCCAAAAATCACTAGAATCCGTCACGAACAGAAGTGGGTGAATGAGATCTATGAGAACATGGATGAATTAATAGAAAGAGTAAGAAAAGCTCAGGAAAATAAAGAGACTGTTTCTCTTGCTTACCTTGGAAATATCGTTGAAGTTTGGGAGAAATTTGACGAGAAAAATTTAAAAATAGATATCGGGTCAGATCAGACATCGCTTCATAACCCTTGGGCCGGAGGCTATTATCCGGCAGGGCAGAGTTTTGAAGAATCGAATACCATGATGGCTGAAGATCCTGAATTATTCAAAGAAAAAGTTCAGGAAACATTAAGAAGACACGCAGCAGCGATTAATAAACATACCCGGAAAGGAACCTATTTCTTTGATTATGGAAATGCCTTTTTACTGGAAGCTTCAAGAGCTGGAGCAGATGTAATGGCAGAAAATCCAAGTCTTGGAAGAGAATTCAAATATCCAAGCTATGTTCAGGATATTATGGGGCCTATGTGCTTCGATTACGGATTCGGGCCATTCCGTTGGGTGTGTGCAAGTGGAAATCCGGAAGACCTGCAGAAAACAGATCATATTGCATGCGCTGTTTTAGAAGAAATGGTGAAAAACTCTCCGGAAGAGATTCAGCAGCAGATGAAAGACAATATCCAGTGGATCAGAGGGGCTCAGGAAAATAAGCTCGTTGTAGGTTCTCAGGCAAGAATTCTTTATGCGGATGCAGAAGGAAGAATGAAGATTGCCGAGGCATTCAATAATGCAATTAAAAACGGGGAGATCGGGCCAGTCGTTTTAGGAAGAGATCATCATGATGTTTCAGGAACAGATTCTCCGTACAGAGAGACTTCCAATATTTATGACGGGTCAAGATTTACCGCAGATATGGCGATTCACAACGTGATTGGCGACAGTTTCCGTGGGGCAACGTGGGTATCTATTCACAATGGCGGAGGAGTAGGCTGGGGCGAAGTAATCAACGGTGGTTTCGGAATGTTGCTGGATGGAAGCGAAGATGCAGGCAGAAGACTGAAATCTATGCTTTTCTGGGACGTTAACAACGGAATTTCAAGAAGAAGCTGGGCCAGAAATGAAGGCGCTGTTTTCGCTATTAAAAGAGCGATGGAAGCAGAACCAAATCTGAAAGTAACCCTTCCGAATTTTGTAGATGAGGATTTGTTTTAA
- a CDS encoding endonuclease domain-containing protein, giving the protein MKEILTQIHNVPIYRNFVENLPFNPHLVPLLKEKRKAGILGEVLFWKKVRAGTFHDIDFDRQRIIGNYIVDFYVKTLGLIVEIDGSSHDGQEVDDGIRQEYLESLGLLVFRITDFDVRNNIKIVMKDLEYFIIQYFGTTPSSKIP; this is encoded by the coding sequence ATGAAAGAAATCCTAACGCAGATTCACAACGTTCCTATCTATAGAAACTTTGTAGAAAACCTACCTTTTAATCCTCATTTAGTCCCATTGCTAAAAGAAAAACGAAAAGCAGGAATCTTAGGTGAGGTCCTTTTCTGGAAAAAAGTCCGGGCCGGAACATTTCATGATATTGATTTTGACAGACAAAGAATTATTGGCAATTATATCGTGGATTTCTATGTGAAAACTTTAGGCTTAATTGTTGAAATTGACGGTTCCAGCCATGATGGACAAGAAGTGGATGACGGAATCAGACAGGAATACCTTGAGTCCTTAGGACTTCTTGTTTTCAGAATCACAGATTTTGATGTAAGGAATAATATCAAAATAGTCATGAAAGATCTGGAGTATTTTATTATTCAGTATTTTGGAACCACCCCGTCTTCCAAAATTCCCTGA
- a CDS encoding outer membrane beta-barrel family protein: MKTLHLPGILFSILFINKIQAQESKKDSIGKQQETSIKEVVIQGKKNIIKHKIDGLVYNVQADPESQSKSLMELMKKLPYLSVDSNENILFKGNTNFKILMNGKETQLLNSNAKEVLKSMSANTIQNIEIITNPSSKYDAEGVSGIINIITTKKISDGYNASVNFGMRFPKQEQNLGFSLNLQQKKLGISAYGGGFFRNNPEIDYQNRQNTISTALQQNGRVSSKGNGGYFNVNASYETDSLHLLNVQLGSNLSRNTSENNLDSYFYQQDILNESNHSNNDSKSKGSGFETSANYQIGFKHDKSQLLTLSYKFNTYDDKITGISDIQNYINNLSNRIDQYNANRSSEHSFQIDFVKKIKKIDFETGLKAILRKNNSDYMSVPENVNNSDEFTNRQNIFGAYISAKFSLLNWNFQTGVRAEGTGTHVNFISTDAKVDQNYFNFIPNISIGKTWKDKHSVSFGFSQRIKRPGIIRLNPFVNKSNPYFETSGNPYLKPVVNNDFMTSYSYNKKINLNVGLSYSFSNKIDLKVSTYDPVANVTKTTYENSSKASRVGLDYYLNYPVTKKLNLSINGNSAVFFIKGKADNGLIENNMFTYYLYLSAGYQFENSWTVHSNLEINSKMPAGLQNTTNAFTGSSFSVSKSVLKNQLSFSAYINNPFNTYRKAVTETFGETFEQNNSVRDYYRSVGINIIYKFGKLKDEIKTTQRKINNNDLAN, encoded by the coding sequence ATGAAAACATTACACCTCCCTGGAATCCTTTTCTCAATCCTGTTCATCAATAAGATACAGGCTCAGGAATCAAAAAAAGACAGTATAGGAAAACAGCAGGAAACATCCATAAAAGAAGTGGTTATACAAGGTAAAAAAAACATCATTAAACATAAAATTGATGGTCTTGTGTATAACGTTCAGGCAGATCCGGAAAGTCAGTCAAAAAGCTTAATGGAATTGATGAAAAAGCTGCCTTATTTATCCGTTGATAGCAATGAAAACATTCTTTTTAAAGGAAATACGAACTTTAAAATTCTGATGAACGGGAAAGAAACACAGCTTCTGAACAGCAATGCAAAAGAAGTCTTGAAAAGTATGTCTGCCAATACCATTCAGAATATAGAAATTATTACCAATCCATCCTCAAAATATGACGCAGAAGGAGTGTCGGGAATTATCAATATCATTACTACAAAAAAAATAAGTGACGGATACAATGCTTCCGTTAATTTCGGAATGAGATTCCCTAAACAGGAGCAGAATCTGGGATTCTCTTTAAATTTACAACAGAAAAAGCTGGGAATATCAGCATATGGAGGCGGTTTTTTCAGGAACAATCCCGAAATTGATTATCAGAACCGTCAGAATACGATCTCTACTGCTCTTCAGCAGAACGGAAGAGTTTCAAGCAAAGGAAACGGAGGCTATTTTAATGTGAATGCAAGCTATGAAACAGACAGTTTACATCTGCTAAACGTGCAGCTGGGTTCAAATCTTTCCAGGAACACATCTGAAAATAATCTGGATTCTTATTTTTATCAGCAGGATATACTTAATGAAAGTAATCATTCGAATAATGATTCAAAAAGTAAAGGAAGCGGTTTTGAAACTTCTGCGAATTATCAGATCGGTTTTAAGCATGATAAAAGCCAGCTTTTAACACTGTCTTACAAATTCAATACTTACGATGATAAAATAACGGGTATCTCGGATATTCAAAATTATATCAATAATTTATCAAACAGAATTGATCAGTATAATGCGAACCGGAGCAGCGAACATTCTTTTCAAATCGATTTTGTAAAAAAGATAAAGAAAATAGATTTTGAAACCGGGTTGAAAGCAATACTTAGAAAAAACAACAGTGATTATATGTCTGTTCCGGAAAATGTCAATAATTCAGATGAATTTACCAATAGGCAAAATATTTTCGGAGCGTATATTTCTGCAAAATTTTCCTTATTAAACTGGAATTTTCAGACGGGTGTAAGAGCGGAAGGAACGGGAACTCATGTGAATTTTATTTCCACGGACGCAAAAGTGGATCAGAATTATTTCAACTTTATTCCGAATATTTCAATAGGTAAAACGTGGAAAGATAAACACAGTGTCAGTTTTGGCTTTTCACAACGGATCAAAAGACCGGGAATCATCCGGCTGAATCCATTTGTCAATAAATCAAATCCCTATTTTGAAACAAGTGGAAATCCTTATTTAAAACCGGTTGTAAACAATGATTTTATGACAAGTTATTCCTATAATAAAAAAATAAATCTGAATGTGGGGCTTTCCTATTCCTTTTCCAATAAAATTGATCTGAAAGTTTCCACTTATGATCCTGTGGCAAATGTCACAAAAACAACCTATGAAAATTCGAGTAAGGCAAGCAGAGTAGGACTCGATTATTATCTTAATTATCCGGTAACTAAAAAACTAAACCTAAGCATAAACGGAAATTCTGCCGTGTTTTTTATCAAAGGAAAAGCTGACAACGGCTTGATAGAAAATAACATGTTTACGTATTATCTTTATCTGTCGGCAGGGTATCAGTTTGAAAATAGCTGGACTGTGCATTCGAATCTGGAAATCAATAGTAAAATGCCCGCAGGCTTGCAAAATACTACCAATGCGTTTACAGGTTCATCTTTCAGTGTCAGTAAAAGCGTTCTTAAGAATCAGCTTTCTTTTTCTGCTTACATTAATAATCCTTTTAATACCTATAGAAAAGCGGTTACAGAAACTTTCGGTGAAACGTTTGAGCAGAATAATAGTGTCAGGGACTATTACAGGTCAGTAGGAATCAATATCATTTATAAATTCGGAAAACTGAAAGACGAAATTAAAACAACTCAGCGGAAAATAAACAATAATGACCTTGCCAACTAG
- a CDS encoding DUF6249 domain-containing protein, which yields MKHLAPFIVMIALLIAISVIIVVITNYNLKRKILNKENIDERMYIILNNLTGFNSEMLKWGIILLFGGVGLIVLEFLPHDENTPLPYGVLTVFIALGFLTYYFLVKNQKK from the coding sequence ATGAAACATTTAGCACCCTTCATAGTCATGATCGCTCTATTAATTGCCATATCAGTAATTATTGTAGTGATCACCAATTACAACCTGAAAAGGAAGATTCTGAATAAAGAAAATATCGATGAACGGATGTATATAATTCTGAATAACCTTACCGGATTCAATTCTGAGATGCTGAAATGGGGAATTATTCTGTTATTCGGTGGCGTTGGTCTTATTGTACTGGAATTTCTTCCACATGATGAAAATACACCTCTTCCTTATGGAGTGCTAACGGTCTTTATTGCACTCGGCTTTCTTACTTATTATTTCCTGGTGAAAAATCAGAAGAAATAA